In the genome of Prevotella sp. HUN102, one region contains:
- a CDS encoding endonuclease has product MYKNLLKTALVVLALATSISAQAIDRQHLAKYAAQLKGLKKADLKTKIHEIIGNPNTLKYGGKGKGTWWGFYRTDRIAETNECRNRYSDKKFYFTGNYETSGASIKGMNIEHSFPKSWWGKEENDAYKDLHHLYPSDSKVNSAKGNLPMGKVKGSDGSTEKIGNSEGTPSSFRVFEPANIYKGDFSRTYMYMCTAYQNLTWKGDNGLRELENNKWPTLQEWAYKLYLQWVRTDLVDQIEVERNNAVAEIQGNRNLFIDYPYLAEYVWGDSVDVAFDPYTSITTAADDSRYGNQVAPKVATPTFSEPEGTFLAPFNLTLSCATEGATIYYTTDGSTPSAASTKYESPVTVSQTTTVKAIAINGADQSAVASAIYTFASSAGSCYFVKLSGQPTTGKKYLIVANNGGTLKAAKRATPKSGKNYSYLYEQDVNEIQGVIIRSDYELAYTFEASGSGFTIKDNADNYYSHQSNFKTFTITTDASNADVWNVSMNADGTFKITASNDGHLILYSPQYKSFGQYANADAANLYPILYEETTYEVAGIEDIQTEAAAGDGKIYNLQGVQMPSKNSLQPGIYILNGKKFIVK; this is encoded by the coding sequence ATGTACAAAAATCTACTTAAAACAGCATTGGTCGTATTGGCTCTTGCAACAAGCATTTCGGCGCAAGCCATCGACAGACAGCATTTAGCTAAATATGCTGCCCAACTTAAAGGTTTAAAGAAAGCCGACTTGAAAACAAAAATCCACGAAATTATCGGTAATCCTAACACATTAAAGTATGGTGGAAAAGGAAAAGGAACGTGGTGGGGTTTTTATCGTACCGACCGTATTGCAGAAACAAATGAATGTCGTAACCGATACAGCGACAAGAAATTCTACTTTACAGGGAATTATGAAACAAGTGGAGCGTCAATTAAAGGTATGAATATTGAGCACTCTTTTCCAAAAAGTTGGTGGGGGAAAGAAGAAAACGATGCCTATAAAGACCTTCATCATCTTTATCCTTCAGACTCAAAGGTAAACAGTGCCAAAGGAAACTTGCCAATGGGTAAGGTTAAAGGCTCTGATGGCTCAACTGAAAAGATAGGTAACAGCGAGGGTACGCCAAGTAGTTTTCGCGTATTCGAACCTGCAAATATTTACAAAGGCGACTTCAGTCGTACTTATATGTATATGTGTACGGCATATCAGAATTTAACTTGGAAAGGGGATAATGGTTTACGTGAGTTGGAAAATAACAAATGGCCTACTCTTCAGGAATGGGCTTATAAACTCTATTTACAATGGGTAAGAACTGACCTTGTAGACCAAATAGAAGTAGAGCGCAACAATGCCGTTGCAGAGATTCAGGGCAACCGAAACCTCTTTATTGACTATCCTTATTTGGCAGAATATGTTTGGGGAGACAGCGTTGATGTAGCGTTCGACCCTTATACTTCAATCACAACAGCAGCAGACGACAGCCGTTATGGCAATCAGGTTGCTCCGAAGGTGGCCACTCCAACATTCTCTGAACCCGAAGGTACATTCCTTGCTCCGTTCAACCTGACGCTTTCTTGCGCTACGGAAGGTGCAACCATCTATTACACAACCGACGGAAGCACTCCATCTGCTGCAAGCACAAAGTATGAAAGTCCTGTAACTGTCAGCCAGACAACCACCGTGAAGGCTATTGCTATCAACGGTGCCGACCAAAGTGCAGTAGCATCCGCTATCTATACATTTGCGTCTTCAGCAGGTTCTTGCTACTTCGTTAAACTTAGTGGACAGCCAACTACGGGCAAGAAGTATCTCATCGTTGCAAACAATGGTGGCACACTCAAGGCTGCTAAGCGCGCAACTCCGAAGAGTGGCAAGAATTACTCATATCTTTACGAACAGGATGTAAATGAAATACAAGGCGTAATCATCCGTTCCGACTACGAACTTGCCTACACATTCGAGGCAAGTGGCAGTGGATTCACTATCAAGGACAATGCAGACAATTATTATTCTCACCAGAGTAATTTCAAGACATTCACTATAACAACAGATGCTTCAAATGCAGATGTATGGAATGTTAGTATGAATGCAGACGGAACATTCAAGATTACGGCTTCAAACGACGGACATCTCATTCTGTATTCGCCACAATACAAGTCTTTCGGACAGTATGCGAATGCTGATGCAGCCAACCTCTACCCTATTCTCTACGAAGAAACAACCTACGAAGTTGCAGGAATAGAGGATATTCAGACAGAAGCAGCAGCGGGAGACGGCAAGATTTACAATCTTCAGGGCGTACAGATGCCAAGCAAGAATAGCTTGCAGCCGGGCATCTATATCCTCAACGGCAAGAAATTTATCGTAAAGTAA
- a CDS encoding DUF4230 domain-containing protein codes for MKRIIPILILSVLLGASCSKDKNAPTDETPADTLALLITGIQKCSKLYATECHVHKIITHKDKVKSNFTILNQEISLDVPVGVRKIAIPIDAVLKAYVNFDGFSEKNVQRNGEKIMITLPDPEIVLTSTKVNHAEMKQYVPLLRGNFSDEEMAGYINEGRQAIVKAIPELGLIENARKSAASQLVPMIMALGYADKNITIAFRKNFTDSDLRTIIDKSTVENNE; via the coding sequence ATGAAACGAATCATTCCCATACTGATATTGTCCGTGCTGCTCGGAGCTTCGTGCTCAAAGGACAAGAACGCACCGACGGACGAAACGCCCGCAGACACATTGGCACTACTGATTACGGGCATTCAGAAATGCTCCAAGCTATATGCCACCGAGTGCCACGTACACAAGATTATCACGCACAAGGACAAGGTGAAATCGAACTTCACAATTCTGAATCAGGAGATAAGCCTTGACGTGCCCGTAGGCGTGCGCAAGATAGCCATTCCCATTGATGCCGTTCTGAAGGCTTACGTGAATTTCGACGGTTTCAGCGAGAAGAACGTGCAGCGCAACGGCGAAAAAATTATGATAACGCTTCCCGATCCGGAAATCGTGCTGACAAGTACCAAGGTAAACCACGCCGAAATGAAGCAGTATGTGCCGCTTCTGCGCGGGAATTTCTCCGACGAGGAAATGGCAGGCTACATCAATGAAGGCCGGCAGGCCATCGTCAAGGCGATACCCGAACTCGGCTTGATAGAGAATGCACGCAAGAGTGCGGCAAGTCAGCTCGTCCCTATGATAATGGCGTTGGGCTACGCCGACAAGAACATCACGATAGCTTTCCGCAAAAACTTTACCGATAGCGATTTACGCACCATCATTGACAAATCAACAGTAGAAAATAATGAATAG
- a CDS encoding DUF4230 domain-containing protein: MNRFFDGLLRFIQGISKTVWVGVIAVVLLAVGIFCFFPCKEKPKTVNPIQIQSIKDIGQWEFLSISNEELVDTVSKNMFGDDELARIYYGTVRIGIDLKQAKPKWIRTEGDSVVTATLPPVGLLDRDFIDETRTKPFYEDGKWTPEDRESLYNKAYRKMIARCLTKENIATAEQNARQQFTQLFKAMGFAKVNIEFEKEKK, from the coding sequence ATGAATAGATTTTTCGACGGATTACTGAGATTCATCCAAGGAATCAGCAAGACTGTATGGGTCGGTGTCATCGCTGTCGTCCTCCTTGCAGTCGGTATCTTCTGTTTCTTTCCGTGTAAGGAAAAGCCGAAAACGGTCAATCCCATACAGATTCAGAGCATAAAGGACATAGGACAGTGGGAATTTCTCTCCATCAGCAACGAGGAACTCGTGGACACCGTTTCCAAGAATATGTTCGGCGACGACGAACTGGCAAGGATATACTACGGCACCGTGCGCATAGGGATAGACCTGAAACAGGCAAAGCCGAAGTGGATACGCACCGAGGGCGACTCGGTGGTTACGGCCACGCTCCCACCCGTCGGGCTGCTCGACCGCGATTTCATCGACGAAACCCGCACAAAACCCTTCTATGAGGATGGAAAATGGACTCCGGAAGACCGCGAAAGCCTCTACAACAAGGCGTACAGGAAGATGATTGCGCGCTGCCTGACAAAAGAGAACATAGCAACAGCCGAACAGAATGCCCGCCAACAGTTCACGCAACTGTTCAAGGCAATGGGCTTTGCCAAAGTGAATATAGAATTTGAGAAGGAAAAGAAATAA
- a CDS encoding MATE family efflux transporter, which produces MLLNLKPYYTHYRSLTHLGVPIIIGQIGTIVLGFADTLMIGRHSTQELAAAAFVNNMFVLVLIFAMGFSYGLTPIVGSLYGREEHGKIGGMLKNSLVANTLLALGLVVIMTILYLNLGNLGQPEELLPLMRPYFIVNLISLPFVSWFNTFKQLSDGTTDTKTPMWILLGGNLLNIVGNYVLIYGKVGFPELGLYGAGLSTMFSRIVMALVFAYVFLCTKRFNSYKGGFFAEPINGKDISHLCRIGFPLSIQMGMETAAFSLSSIMVGWIGAMALAAHQVMLTISQFFYMVYYGMGSAVAVRVSYFTGQHDYKAVSYSASAGFHLILLIAFAVSVPVVIWRDSLGVIFTDSSEVCEMVGLAILPLIVYQFGDGMQCAYGNALRGLSYVQPLMYTAFIAYFVISLPLGYFLGIYLEGGLLGIWFAFPFGLTTAGFLYYWYFRKRLKEVWHLQR; this is translated from the coding sequence ATGCTGTTAAACCTCAAGCCTTATTACACACATTACCGTTCATTGACTCATCTGGGAGTGCCCATCATCATCGGACAAATCGGTACTATCGTGCTCGGATTTGCCGACACGCTGATGATCGGCCGACACAGCACGCAGGAACTGGCTGCTGCGGCATTCGTAAACAATATGTTTGTGCTCGTGCTTATCTTTGCAATGGGATTCTCCTACGGCCTCACGCCGATTGTAGGGTCGCTCTACGGCCGCGAGGAGCACGGCAAGATAGGTGGAATGCTCAAGAACTCGCTGGTGGCGAACACATTGCTGGCGTTGGGACTGGTGGTAATAATGACCATTCTTTATCTGAATCTGGGCAATCTCGGGCAGCCCGAGGAACTTTTGCCGCTGATGAGGCCCTACTTTATCGTGAATCTCATATCGCTTCCGTTCGTCTCTTGGTTCAACACTTTCAAGCAACTGTCTGACGGAACCACGGACACGAAAACGCCGATGTGGATTCTTTTGGGTGGAAATCTGCTCAACATCGTAGGAAACTATGTGCTGATATACGGCAAGGTGGGCTTTCCCGAGCTCGGTCTGTACGGTGCAGGTCTGTCTACGATGTTCTCACGCATCGTGATGGCACTCGTCTTTGCCTACGTGTTCCTCTGCACGAAGCGTTTCAACAGCTATAAAGGCGGCTTCTTCGCCGAACCCATCAATGGCAAGGACATTTCGCATCTCTGCCGAATCGGCTTTCCCCTGAGCATACAGATGGGAATGGAGACGGCAGCCTTCAGTCTGAGTTCCATTATGGTGGGCTGGATTGGAGCGATGGCACTGGCCGCCCATCAGGTAATGCTCACTATTTCGCAGTTCTTCTATATGGTATATTACGGAATGGGGTCGGCAGTTGCCGTGCGTGTGAGCTATTTTACCGGTCAGCACGACTATAAAGCCGTCAGCTATTCAGCCTCGGCCGGCTTCCATCTGATACTCCTCATAGCCTTTGCCGTCTCTGTTCCGGTGGTTATCTGGCGCGATTCGTTGGGCGTAATCTTCACCGACAGCAGCGAAGTGTGCGAAATGGTGGGGCTTGCCATACTGCCGTTGATTGTCTATCAGTTCGGCGACGGAATGCAATGTGCCTACGGAAACGCACTGCGTGGGCTTTCCTATGTTCAGCCTCTTATGTACACGGCGTTCATTGCCTACTTCGTTATCAGTCTTCCGCTCGGATATTTCCTTGGAATCTACCTTGAGGGAGGACTGCTCGGCATTTGGTTTGCCTTCCCGTTCGGGCTTACCACGGCGGGATTTCTCTATTATTGGTACTTCCGAAAGCGATTGAAGGAAGTGTGGCATCTGCAAAGGTAA
- a CDS encoding DUF4840 domain-containing protein: MKQTVFKPILIGIFAILMQSCHKDPVFLYGYIHSSEVQKKLMEGVSGTYSGKMLCIGSAETQPDAESVRKTTEDVRYTVDGYQPNYSGKNAGYITIHNYPVSLIGYTVTDPELAAALKAQPNRDLQIRFWIGDPVLSREENKTKGTINFEYIPVSLSLEYGGTLHNVLIKLGGNNAIEIDGEKESTWNINALTFSVSSISVDGKLKQEYEQWEKKSSEFYTFIRGKRD; this comes from the coding sequence ATGAAACAAACTGTTTTCAAACCTATTCTTATCGGCATTTTCGCTATCCTGATGCAATCCTGTCATAAAGACCCTGTGTTTCTCTACGGCTACATACATTCATCAGAGGTTCAGAAAAAACTTATGGAGGGCGTGAGCGGAACCTATTCGGGTAAGATGCTCTGTATAGGAAGTGCTGAAACGCAGCCCGATGCGGAGTCTGTGAGGAAGACAACAGAGGACGTCAGATATACCGTGGATGGCTATCAGCCCAATTACAGCGGCAAGAATGCGGGATACATCACCATTCACAACTATCCCGTCAGCCTGATTGGCTACACCGTTACCGATCCGGAGCTTGCAGCCGCCCTGAAAGCACAGCCCAACCGCGACCTGCAAATTCGTTTCTGGATAGGCGACCCTGTCCTCTCCCGTGAGGAAAACAAGACCAAAGGCACTATCAATTTTGAGTATATACCGGTCAGCCTGTCTCTGGAATATGGTGGAACGTTGCACAATGTGCTTATCAAGTTAGGAGGAAACAATGCCATCGAAATAGATGGAGAGAAGGAATCAACGTGGAATATCAATGCATTGACTTTCTCTGTCAGTTCCATTTCGGTAGACGGAAAACTGAAACAGGAATACGAACAATGGGAAAAGAAGTCGAGTGAGTTCTATACATTCATACGAGGCAAGCGGGACTAA
- the cmk gene encoding (d)CMP kinase: protein MKKIIIAIDGFSSCGKSTMAKDLAREIGYIYVDTGAMYRSVTLFALRNNLFNEDGTIKLAELEARISDIDISFRLNPETGRPDTYLNGENVEQEIRQMEVSSHVSPIAAVPSVRAALVAQQQKMGDEKGIVMDGRDIGTVVFPNAELKIFVTASAEVRAQRRFDELKAKGTDADFAEILKNVQERDYIDSHRETSPLRKADDAIELDNSNISIAEQKEWLMEQYKKAVQ, encoded by the coding sequence ATGAAAAAAATCATTATAGCCATCGACGGCTTTTCTTCTTGTGGTAAGAGCACAATGGCGAAAGACTTGGCACGCGAAATCGGGTATATCTATGTAGATACCGGCGCAATGTACCGTTCGGTAACGCTGTTTGCCCTCCGCAACAATCTCTTCAATGAAGACGGTACTATCAAGCTTGCCGAACTCGAAGCACGGATTTCCGACATAGACATCAGTTTCAGGCTGAATCCGGAAACGGGCAGACCCGATACTTATCTCAACGGCGAGAACGTGGAACAGGAAATCCGCCAGATGGAAGTATCGTCTCACGTCAGTCCAATCGCTGCCGTGCCATCTGTCCGTGCTGCACTCGTGGCCCAGCAACAGAAGATGGGCGACGAAAAAGGTATCGTGATGGACGGCAGAGACATCGGTACGGTAGTGTTTCCGAATGCCGAACTCAAGATTTTCGTTACAGCATCTGCCGAAGTGCGTGCGCAGCGTCGTTTCGATGAGTTGAAAGCCAAGGGAACGGATGCCGATTTCGCCGAGATTCTCAAGAATGTGCAGGAACGCGACTACATTGATTCGCACCGCGAAACGTCGCCTCTGCGCAAAGCCGACGATGCAATAGAACTCGACAACAGCAATATCTCCATTGCCGAACAGAAGGAATGGCTGATGGAACAGTATAAGAAAGCAGTACAATAG
- the porQ gene encoding type IX secretion system protein PorQ: MKKLIFTLFLIASTTMAWAQESQTEYNFLRLPVSAHAAALGGENITIIEDDPSLMFSNPALASSVSDMTIGLNYMNYMKGANYMGASFTKTIKEKGTLAGGIQYMNYGKMKEVDENNVQTGEFNASEIAIQGIFSYELARNFVGGITAKFVTSYIGNYNSIAVGVDLGLNYYDPEREWSASAVAKNLGGQVKAYEEDFGKMPFDLQVGVSKTLASLPVRLSLTLVDLTHYNYRFANHVNLGADILLSQSIWIGGGYNFRKADEMVIGKMDDASAHGAGFSFGGGINLERFKLNLAYGKYHASSSSILVNLAYTL; the protein is encoded by the coding sequence ATGAAAAAGCTCATTTTCACTCTCTTCCTTATAGCATCGACAACGATGGCTTGGGCACAGGAGAGCCAGACAGAATATAACTTCCTGCGCCTACCTGTAAGTGCGCACGCAGCAGCTCTCGGCGGCGAAAACATTACGATTATAGAGGATGATCCCTCCCTGATGTTCTCAAATCCGGCTCTTGCATCGTCGGTCAGCGATATGACCATCGGGCTGAACTATATGAACTATATGAAAGGAGCGAACTATATGGGGGCTTCGTTCACGAAAACCATCAAGGAAAAAGGCACGCTCGCAGGCGGAATACAGTATATGAACTACGGAAAGATGAAGGAAGTGGACGAAAACAACGTCCAGACAGGCGAATTTAATGCGAGCGAAATAGCCATACAGGGCATTTTTTCCTACGAACTGGCACGGAATTTCGTCGGTGGTATCACGGCGAAATTCGTTACTTCTTATATCGGCAACTACAACAGCATTGCCGTTGGCGTAGACCTTGGTTTGAATTACTATGATCCCGAGCGTGAATGGTCGGCTTCCGCCGTTGCGAAAAATCTTGGTGGACAAGTGAAGGCTTACGAAGAGGACTTCGGAAAGATGCCTTTCGACCTGCAAGTGGGCGTGAGCAAGACGCTTGCATCCCTTCCGGTGCGGCTCTCGCTCACGTTGGTAGACCTCACTCATTACAATTATCGTTTTGCAAATCACGTCAATCTCGGTGCAGACATTCTTCTCTCGCAGAGCATTTGGATTGGCGGCGGCTACAATTTCCGTAAAGCCGACGAGATGGTTATCGGCAAGATGGACGACGCAAGCGCACACGGAGCCGGGTTCAGCTTTGGTGGAGGCATCAATCTTGAGCGTTTCAAGCTCAACCTCGCCTATGGAAAGTATCACGCATCGAGCAGCTCAATCCTCGTGAATCTCGCATATACGCTTTAA
- a CDS encoding energy transducer TonB, with protein sequence MEIKKTNKADLENKRWIGFVLGLVCALSIFFVAMEYSDENTSDSEKLIDLVKDLELKDTELLPAIDQQDLAAEKEDKKPTMEDMLNMKRSETPQKVTPKEIGSMDSNDDKTAAPNVSNVPVLTTEPTTIPDPPTVSEVDKEEKNKMTDKNSDEELERYDDKVSKRILSDTPTPPGGWSEFMKWLTSSIKYPISAKNANKQGIVNVTFIINADGSVSDVKIKNGKTPEFDNEVLRVVRTMGKWKPGIENNKPCRSMIEVPVVFSL encoded by the coding sequence TTGGAAATAAAGAAAACAAATAAGGCAGATTTAGAGAACAAGCGATGGATAGGTTTCGTGCTTGGGCTTGTCTGTGCGCTTTCAATATTCTTTGTTGCAATGGAATATTCCGATGAAAATACAAGCGATTCCGAGAAACTCATCGACTTGGTAAAAGACCTTGAACTGAAAGATACGGAACTTCTGCCTGCCATTGACCAACAGGATTTGGCTGCTGAGAAGGAAGATAAGAAGCCAACGATGGAGGATATGCTGAATATGAAGCGCAGCGAAACGCCACAGAAGGTTACACCGAAGGAAATCGGCAGTATGGATTCAAACGATGACAAGACGGCTGCGCCCAATGTGAGCAACGTTCCTGTGCTTACGACGGAACCGACTACGATTCCCGACCCTCCGACGGTTTCGGAAGTGGACAAGGAAGAGAAGAACAAGATGACCGACAAGAACTCCGATGAGGAACTGGAACGATACGATGACAAGGTAAGCAAGCGCATTCTGTCCGATACGCCAACCCCTCCGGGAGGATGGAGTGAGTTTATGAAATGGCTTACTTCGAGCATCAAATATCCGATTTCGGCAAAGAATGCAAACAAGCAAGGCATTGTAAACGTAACGTTTATCATAAATGCAGACGGATCGGTAAGTGATGTAAAGATAAAGAACGGAAAAACACCCGAGTTCGACAACGAAGTGCTGCGTGTGGTGCGCACGATGGGAAAATGGAAACCGGGTATTGAAAACAATAAACCTTGTCGGTCGATGATAGAAGTGCCCGTAGTTTTCTCGCTGTAA
- a CDS encoding polyprenyl synthetase family protein, which produces MYTSEELLKKVNDYLAGLTYGRKPASLYEPIKYVLDLGGKRIRPVLMLLAYNLYKDNPETILSSACALETYHNYTLLHDDLMDEAPIRRGQQTVHKKWNDNQAILSGDSMLVLAYERLVQCDAKHLNAVLPLFTETALEIGEGQQYDMEFENRNDVTVDEYIEMIRLKTSVLLACAMKMGAILADAPSEDAENLYKFGEQIGLAFQLQDDYLDVYGDSKVFGKKIGGDIVSNKKTYMLITAFNQANDEQRSLLEHWIGQEEFDAEEKIAAVTKLYNEIGIDRLAKEKIDDYFELSKKYLEGVNIPEERKAALKAYAADMMKRQK; this is translated from the coding sequence ATGTACACATCAGAAGAACTTCTAAAGAAAGTAAACGATTATCTGGCAGGGCTTACTTACGGTCGCAAACCCGCAAGTCTGTACGAGCCAATCAAGTATGTGTTGGACTTGGGAGGCAAGCGTATCCGTCCGGTATTGATGCTCTTGGCGTATAACCTTTATAAGGACAATCCTGAAACAATACTTTCCTCTGCCTGTGCATTGGAAACCTACCATAACTACACGCTCCTTCACGACGACTTGATGGATGAAGCACCTATTCGCCGTGGTCAGCAGACGGTACATAAGAAGTGGAACGACAATCAGGCGATACTTTCCGGCGATTCAATGTTGGTGCTTGCGTATGAAAGACTGGTGCAATGCGATGCCAAACATCTTAATGCCGTGCTTCCTCTATTCACGGAAACGGCATTGGAGATAGGCGAAGGGCAGCAATATGATATGGAATTTGAAAACCGTAATGACGTTACGGTGGACGAATATATCGAAATGATTCGCCTGAAAACCAGTGTTCTGCTGGCCTGTGCTATGAAAATGGGAGCTATTCTTGCCGATGCGCCATCCGAAGATGCCGAAAATCTCTATAAGTTCGGCGAACAGATAGGTCTCGCTTTTCAGTTGCAGGACGACTATCTCGATGTTTACGGCGATTCAAAGGTATTTGGAAAGAAGATCGGTGGAGACATCGTTTCAAACAAAAAGACCTATATGCTCATCACGGCTTTCAATCAGGCAAACGATGAACAACGCTCACTCCTTGAACATTGGATTGGTCAGGAAGAGTTCGATGCTGAGGAAAAGATTGCAGCCGTAACGAAATTGTACAACGAAATAGGGATTGACAGACTTGCAAAGGAAAAGATTGACGATTATTTTGAACTAAGCAAGAAATATCTCGAGGGGGTAAACATTCCCGAGGAACGCAAAGCTGCGCTGAAAGCATACGCAGCCGATATGATGAAGAGACAAAAGTAG
- the kdsB gene encoding 3-deoxy-manno-octulosonate cytidylyltransferase, which produces MKVIGIIPARYASTRFPGKPLAKLGGKYVIQRVIEQVQEVLDEVWVATDDERIYNTVESLGANVVMTRSDHQSGTDRIAEALEKIGGGFDVVINIQGDEPFIQKSQIETVISCFEDDRTQIATLGKRFESIEAARNPNSPKIILDNNGYAMYFTRALAPYIRGKEEKDWLESYPFLKHIGLYAYRSEVLRQITKLPQSSLELAEGLEQLRWLQNGYRIQVGLTDIETVGIDTPEDLSKAEEFLAKR; this is translated from the coding sequence ATGAAAGTAATTGGAATAATTCCCGCACGCTATGCGTCTACACGCTTTCCCGGCAAACCTTTGGCAAAATTGGGAGGTAAATATGTTATCCAGAGAGTAATCGAACAGGTTCAAGAGGTGCTTGATGAGGTTTGGGTGGCAACCGATGATGAGCGCATATATAATACGGTGGAATCGCTTGGCGCGAATGTTGTTATGACGCGTTCCGACCATCAGAGTGGAACCGACCGTATTGCAGAGGCACTTGAAAAGATTGGAGGTGGGTTCGACGTGGTAATCAATATTCAGGGAGACGAGCCTTTCATTCAGAAAAGCCAGATAGAAACGGTAATCTCCTGTTTTGAGGACGACAGAACGCAGATTGCTACATTGGGAAAAAGATTTGAGAGCATCGAGGCTGCACGAAATCCCAATTCGCCTAAGATTATTCTGGACAACAACGGCTATGCAATGTATTTTACCCGTGCGTTGGCTCCGTACATTCGTGGCAAGGAAGAAAAAGACTGGCTCGAAAGTTATCCTTTCCTGAAGCATATCGGGCTTTATGCCTATCGCTCAGAGGTGTTGCGCCAAATTACGAAACTGCCACAGTCGAGCCTTGAGCTTGCCGAAGGATTGGAACAGTTGCGATGGCTTCAGAACGGTTACAGGATTCAGGTGGGCTTGACAGATATAGAAACCGTAGGTATTGATACGCCTGAAGACCTGAGCAAGGCAGAGGAGTTTCTCGCAAAGAGATAG
- a CDS encoding Rossmann-like and DUF2520 domain-containing protein, which yields MKIVLIGAGNLATCLGRALQLAKHEIRQVYSRTLSSAQQLADRLNAAAVSDIEEVTKDADLYIIAVKDSALESVIRQLCVGREERIFVHTAGSMPMNIFSGRAKHFGVIYPMQTFSKAREVDFREIPIFLEASSESVYAEINELARSISSRIYKLNSADRRYLHLSAVWACNFVNHCYNISSEVLEQKCIPFSVMLPLIDETARKIHTMQPRDAQTGPAVRYDENVIRAQMELMGFDADSQKLYESLSVNIHKKNNK from the coding sequence ATGAAAATAGTATTGATAGGTGCCGGCAATCTGGCCACCTGCCTTGGAAGGGCACTTCAGCTTGCAAAACACGAGATACGTCAGGTGTACAGCCGGACGCTTTCCTCGGCTCAGCAACTGGCAGACAGGCTCAACGCTGCTGCCGTCTCTGACATAGAAGAGGTAACGAAAGATGCCGACCTCTACATTATTGCTGTCAAAGACAGTGCGTTGGAATCCGTAATTCGGCAGTTGTGCGTGGGCAGAGAGGAGCGCATTTTCGTGCATACGGCAGGCTCTATGCCGATGAACATTTTCAGCGGCAGGGCAAAGCACTTTGGAGTAATCTATCCTATGCAGACCTTTTCCAAAGCGCGTGAGGTTGATTTCAGGGAAATTCCCATTTTCCTCGAAGCCAGTTCGGAATCCGTTTATGCAGAAATCAACGAACTGGCACGAAGCATTTCAAGCAGAATTTACAAGCTGAACAGCGCAGACAGACGCTACCTGCACCTGTCTGCCGTATGGGCGTGCAATTTCGTAAACCATTGCTATAACATTTCATCGGAAGTGCTTGAGCAGAAATGCATTCCCTTCAGCGTAATGCTCCCATTGATAGACGAGACTGCACGGAAAATACACACGATGCAGCCGAGAGATGCCCAGACCGGACCTGCCGTCCGCTACGACGAAAACGTGATTCGCGCACAGATGGAGCTGATGGGTTTCGATGCCGACTCGCAGAAACTGTACGAAAGCCTGTCTGTCAATATTCACAAAAAGAACAACAAATAA
- a CDS encoding HAD family hydrolase, with protein sequence MINYDLKKIRAIVFDVDGVLSAGTVAMDAKGEPIRTMNIKDGYAIQLAEKLGLKIAIMTGGRNEEIRLRYEYLGVKDVLLNCSVKIRHWKGFTDKYGLKDEEIIYVGDDIPDYEVMRRAGCSCCPKDACSDIREIATYVSDTEGGYGVARDVIEQVLRAQGKWKMEGKAFGW encoded by the coding sequence ATGATCAACTACGATTTAAAGAAAATCCGTGCAATAGTATTCGACGTAGACGGCGTGCTCTCTGCCGGAACCGTCGCTATGGATGCGAAGGGCGAACCTATCCGGACAATGAACATCAAGGATGGATACGCCATTCAACTGGCAGAAAAGCTCGGACTGAAAATCGCCATTATGACCGGAGGACGCAATGAGGAGATTCGCCTGCGCTATGAATACCTCGGCGTGAAAGACGTGCTCCTGAACTGTTCGGTAAAAATCAGACATTGGAAGGGCTTTACGGACAAGTACGGCTTGAAAGACGAGGAGATTATCTACGTGGGCGACGATATTCCTGACTACGAAGTGATGCGCCGCGCCGGCTGTTCGTGCTGTCCCAAGGACGCTTGTTCCGACATCAGGGAAATTGCAACCTACGTGAGCGATACGGAAGGAGGCTACGGCGTGGCGCGCGACGTGATAGAACAGGTGCTGCGAGCACAGGGAAAATGGAAAATGGAGGGTAAAGCCTTCGGATGGTAA